The following are from one region of the Littorina saxatilis isolate snail1 linkage group LG2, US_GU_Lsax_2.0, whole genome shotgun sequence genome:
- the LOC138960169 gene encoding ERI1 exoribonuclease 2-like — protein sequence MKTTKQLARELGLLREKKLSSSSAEAKKRHKLCQGFSYLIVIDFESTCWERDKSRTQEIIEFPAVLLNTKTGEIESEFQYYVQPQENPTLSTFCQQLTGITQEQVNDGIPISLCLRKFSHWLHKLFQEKKIQLAGTQAANSENGAVNTAALVTWSDWDFGVCLHYELRRKQISKAPCFNQWIDLRATYTKFYGRKPKGLNGALQDVGIEFEGREHSGLHDSRNTATLAWRMIRDGCVMDITKSLTPASAASKCPPVQPAVTRTRKTPKKTTPKKTPAKKTNTIQRGGDSASFSCYVDTDSAGNSVDRNSHANGSNTERSTGLQMRDSNILQSLDSGNTKQSHLSQKRPAVFTPEKTSTSKCMRLSTPEKFGQMSANGRRTSPRNKQCGEPSSSCHLQSARKLQTNSNQVPASNPVTVSKDVHISTGFVSASNLLAAATAKSDGSFKRPTPPSTPIACTNSSATELQNSRIPHPTATLNNQHVQNTTYKMFDGNGSIKSHADSSSNARFQGSKIPVPQTLKTPSPSLQHKSASSGNVCKTPAPLNRANVNSNCNVASIRTSLNSAATGNVSSRTPQNSSIINSASFKTPQNSAVNSTGSFRTPQTSSMTSTGSFRTPQNSTVTTAGSLRTPTHSVTTPTGSFRTPQNSPVTNTGSFKTPTNSVTTPAGSFRTPHNPPMTSNSSMKATPPLCKCGRRAKRRMAQNPGPNMGRWFFSCVKGSGNSANSSGCGFFKWETASPGPVTPAGRQMCFSKSSGATGSFTPVLQVPGSQAGQRRLGLQSVSAKLLR from the exons atgaaaacaacaaagcaACTTGCAAG GGAACTGGGCCTTTTACGTGAGAAGAAACTTTCCAGTTCTTCAGCAGAAGCAAAAAAGAGGCACAAATTAT GTCAAGGGTTCAGTTACCTCATTGTGATTGACTTTGAATCCACTTGCTGGGAGAGAGACAAATCAAGAACCCAGGAGATCA TTGAATTTCCAGCTGTTCTGCTCAACACGAAGACAGGTGAAATTGAGAGCGAGTTCCAATACTATGTGCAGCCACAGGAAAATCCTACACTCAGCACATTTTGTCAACAACTGACTGGAATCACGCAG GAGCAGGTCAATGATGGGATTCCGATCTCGCTGTGCCTCCGCAAGTTTTCCCACTGGCTCCACAAGTTGTTCCAGGAGAAGAAGATTCAATTAGCCGGCACCCAGGCTGCTAACAGTGAGAATGGAGCAGTGAACACTGCTGCCTTGGTCACCTGGTCAG ACTGGGATTTTGGTGTTTGCCTTCACTATGAGCTGAGACGCAAGCAGATTTCCAAAGCCCCTTGCTTCAACCAGTGGATTGACCTCAGAGCTACCTACACG AAATTCTATGGGCGGAAGCCCAAGGGTCTAAATGGAGCTCTTCAAGATGTGGGTATTGAGTTTGAAGGCAGAGAGCATTCAG GCCTTCATGACTCCAGAAACACTGCTACCCTGGCCTGGAGAATGATCCGTGATGGCTGTGTCATGGATATCACCAAGTCTCTCACACCT GCATCAGCTGCCTCAAAGTGCCCACCTGTTCAACCTGCTGTGACAAGGACCAGAAAGACACCCAAGAAGACCACCCCCAAAAAAACGCCAgctaagaaaacaaacacaattcaGAGAGGGGGTGACTCCGCTTCTTTTTCTTGCTATGTGGATACAGATTCTGCTGGTAACAGTGTTGACAGAAATAGTCATGCAAATGGGAGTAATACTGAAAGATCCACAGGACTTCAGATGAGGGATTCAAATATTCTCCAGTCACTGGATAGTGGGAACACCAAGCAGTCACACTTGTCCCAGAAGAGACCTGCAGTGTTTACTCCTGAAAAGACGTCCACATCCAAGTGCATGAGACTGTCAACACCAGAGAAGTTTGGTCAAATGTCAGCAAATGGTAGAAGAACAAGCCCAAGAAACAAGCAGTGCGGTGAACCTTCTTCATCCTGTCATTTGCAGTCTGCAAGGAAGCTTCAGACAAACTCAAATCAAGTACCAGCATCAAACCCTGTGACTGTCTCTAAGGACGTACACATTTCCACAGGCTTCGTTTCAGCTTCAAACTTGCTTGCAGCTGCCACCGCTAAATCTGATGGTTCTTTCAAGAGGCCTACCCCACCCAGTACACCCATCGCTTGTACAAATTCTTCAGCTACAGAACTTCAGAACTCCAGAATACCTCACCCTACTGCGACTCTAAACAACCAACATGTTCAAAACACCACATACAAAATGTTTGACGGTAATGGCAGTATAAAATCTCATGCAGACAGTTCTTCCAACGCCAGATTCCAAGGTTCCAAAATACCCGTGCCCCAGACTTTGAAAACCCCTTCCCCTTCTCTGCAACACAAATCAGCATCTTCAGGTAATGTGTGTAAGACACCAGCCCCCCTGAATAGAGCCAATGTGAATAGTAACTGTAATGTAGCGTCTATTAGAACATCCCTCAACTCTGCAGCAACTGGCAATGTTTCCTCTAGAACACCTCAGAATTCATCCATAATCAACTCTGCATCATTTAAAACACCTCAAAACTCAGCAGTGAACTCTACTGGGTCCTTCAGAACGCCTCAAACCTCATCCATGACATCCACTGGATCATTCAGAACACCACAGAACTCTACAGTGACCACCGCTGGATCACTCAGAACACCAACACACTCTGTCACAACCCCAACTGGATCATTCAGAACACCACAGAACTCTCCAGTGACCAACACTGGTTCATTCAAAACACCAACAAACTCTGTCACGACCCCAGCTGGATCATTCAGAACACCTCACAACCCTCCCATGACCTCAAACAGTAGCATGAAGGCAACCCCTCCACTGTGTAAGTGTGGGAGAAGGGCCAAGCGACGCATGGCTCAAAACCCAGGTCCCAACATGGGGCGTTGGTTTTTCTCCTGCGTCAAAGGGTCAGGCAACTCTGCAAACTCTTCAGGCTGTGGATTTTTTAAGTGGGAGACTGCTTCGCCTGGGCCAGTGACACCCGCAGGACGGCAGATGTGTTTCAGTAAAAGTTCAGGTGCTACTGGTTCGTTTACTCCAGTGTTGCAGGTGCCTGGGTCTCAGGCGGGACAAAGAAGGCTTGGACTGCAAAGTGTTAGTGCTAAGTTGCTGAGATAG
- the LOC138960165 gene encoding prostasin-like, with protein MKANISSAVLSVLVILGMISAKCFAEDSEVQNLNPHRINNRLNRLHRNSGNGNSNNDHRNDIHQGRFHSNLNKIFANLPTVNSPPITEALAPPHNKESQRVTSWEEWLRTWVANQQSCGYPGTAPSLQDLRIATRPGDTHSYGELGNYPWMASLKVSFPGMQPRHWCGGALISDQWVVTAAHCLFAIPPPLWGEKAWTVTLGALNISGHNVTEQDFKVNRIMVHPQFREQMLLTGEPSDHDIALVKLSGPAEVNPWVRPVCLPQPNEEPKKHERCVVTGWGFSAEQNKTSDILKQAVVPIMDFEMCKDLEGYDKWLTLNMLCAGYWNGGVDACRFDSGGPLQCRYGDQFVLTGVVSWGDKNGQRCAQPKRPGVYTKASAHVTWIQETIYADYAGLPQITWDKIVPRPYR; from the exons ATGAAGGCGAATATTTCATCTGCAGTGCTGTCAGTGCTTGTTATACTTGGAATGATTTCCGCAAAATGTTTTGCAGAAG ATTCCGAGGTCCAAAACCTGAATCCGCACAGAATCAACAACAGACTTAACCGTCTTCACAGAAACAGCGGCAACGGCAACAGCAACAATGACCACAGAAACGACATACATCAAGGCCGCTTTCATTCTAACTTGAACAAAATCTTTGCTAAC CTCCCAACAGTCAACTCTCCGCCAATCACAGAGGCCCTAGCCCCGCCCCACAACAAGGAATCGCAACGCGTGACGTCATGGGAGGAGTGGCTTCGCACGTGGGTAGCCAATCAGCAGAGCTGTGGGTACCCTGGCACCGCCCCCTCCTTGCAGGACCTAAGGATTGCCACTCGACCTGGGGATACTCACAGCTATGGGGAGCTGGGGAATTATCCATGGATG GCCAGCCTAAAAGTGAGTTTTCCCGGTATGCAGCCCAGACATTGGTGTGGAGGCGCCCTCATCTCTGACCAGTGGGTCGTCACTGCTGCCCACTGTCTCTTTGCTAT CCCACCTCCTTTGTGGGGAGAAAAGGCTTGGACTGTCACCCTGGGGGCGCTAAACATCAGTGGCCACAACGTAACAGAACAG GATTTCAAGGTGAACCGGATCATGGTACACCCCCAATTTAGAGAGCAGATGTTGTTAACGGGAGAACCTTCAGATCATGACATCGCCCTGGTGAAACTGTCCGGACCTGCCGAGGTGAACCCGTGGGTGAGGCCCGTGTGCTTGCCTCAACCCAACGAGGAGCCAAAAAAGCATGAAAGATGCGTCGTCACAGGATGGGGATTTTCTGCAG AACAGAACAAGACGTCAGACATTCTGAAGCAAGCCGTGGTACCCATCATGGACTTTGAAATGTGCAAGGACCTGGAAGGCTATGATAAATGGCTGACTCTCAACATGCTGTGCGCTGGATACTGGAATGGTGGTGTCGATGCTTGCAGG TTTGACAGTGGCGGCCCATTGCAGTGCCGGTACGGAGACCAGTTTGTTCTGACAG GTGTGGTATCGTGGGGAGACAAGAACGGCCAGAGGTGTGCTCAGCCCAAGAGGCCAGGTGTGTACACAAAGGCAAGTGCTCACGTCACCTGGATACAGGAAACCATCTACGCGGACTACGCAGGCCTTCCCCAgatcacatgggataagatcgtCCCCAGACCGTACAGATGA